The sequence GAGCCGGGCCGTGGCCAGAGCGCCCACCGGGTCGAGGCGATGACGTTCCAGGAGGACGTCCAGGGCGTGCCGCAGTGCCGACCAGTCGTCCTCGTCGGCGGGCCGCTCGCGGAGAGCCGCGGCGACCTTCAGGTCCAGTCCGTCGTAGGCCGCGAGAACCGCGTCCTCCTTGGTACCGAAATAGCGGAGCAGGGTGCTGCGCGAGACGTCGGCGGCCCGGGCGAGGTCGTCCAGGGTGACTTGGTCGAAGCCCCGCCGCCGGAACAACTCGAAGGCCACCTGGGCCAGTTCGGCTCGTACGGCCGCCCGTGCGATGTCCCTGGTCCTGCCGCGTCCGCCCGTGTTCACGTCGGGATCCTAACCGTGTGACGGCTTGCCGAGGAGGAGACTCAGTCACTAATCTGACACTCGGTTCCACATGTGGCGCCATGGTGCACCGGACGCGCCGACGTCGTACCACGTCCTCCAGGAAACGAGCCCCGCCACCCATGACCTCGACACAGGGATCGACCGTCCATGTCGCGACAGCGGACGGAACAGCCGACGCCTACCTGGCCCACCCCGACGACGGCCTACCGCACCCGCCGGTCCTGCTGTACATGGACGCTTTCGGGCTGCGGCCGCACCTGGAAACCATGGCGGACCGGCTGGCCGGGGCCGGTTACACGGTTCTGGTCCCCAACGTCTTCTACCGGTTCGGCCCGGCTCCGGTCGTGCCGCTTCCCGAGTTCGTCGACCCCGCCGACCGGCCGGAGATCCTCCGCAGCATCGGCGTCGCCGCCCGGACACTCACACCCGAGGGAGCCATGCGCGACGCGGCCGCCTACCTGGACCGGCTGGCCGAGTCGCCGCTGACCACGGGCGGTCCCGCGGGCGTCACCGGCTACTGCATGGGGGCGGGCCTGGCACTGCGGACGGCCGGTACCCACCCGGACCGGGTCGCCGCCGCGGCCGGATTCCACGGCGCCCACCTCGCCACCGAAGCACCGGACAGCCCTCATCTCGTCGCCGACCGCATCACGGCCGAGC is a genomic window of Streptomyces sp. NBC_00414 containing:
- a CDS encoding TetR family transcriptional regulator, giving the protein MNTGGRGRTRDIARAAVRAELAQVAFELFRRRGFDQVTLDDLARAADVSRSTLLRYFGTKEDAVLAAYDGLDLKVAAALRERPADEDDWSALRHALDVLLERHRLDPVGALATARLVGDHPGLRARQLEKQHRWRPALAQALADRAGTSGPPTLAQSVRAAAALDCLNVAQDHWIGSDGRLSLVELLDEAFAALAP
- a CDS encoding dienelactone hydrolase family protein; the encoded protein is MTSTQGSTVHVATADGTADAYLAHPDDGLPHPPVLLYMDAFGLRPHLETMADRLAGAGYTVLVPNVFYRFGPAPVVPLPEFVDPADRPEILRSIGVAARTLTPEGAMRDAAAYLDRLAESPLTTGGPAGVTGYCMGAGLALRTAGTHPDRVAAAAGFHGAHLATEAPDSPHLVADRITAELYFGHADQDSTNPADQIERLEKTLTEAGVRNRSEVYAGAHHGFTQADTAMYSAGASDRHWTALLDLLARNL